A window of Diadema setosum chromosome 2, eeDiaSeto1, whole genome shotgun sequence contains these coding sequences:
- the LOC140246190 gene encoding U6 snRNA-associated Sm-like protein LSm3 produces MAEEAEVPTQPANTVEEPLDLIRLSLDEKIYVKMRNDRELKGKLHAYDQHLNMILGDVEETVTTVEIDEETYEEIYKSTKRNVQMLFVRGDGVILVSPPLRSGSL; encoded by the exons ATGGCTGAAGAAGCAGAAGTT CCCACACAGCCAGCTAATACTGTAGAGGAGCCACTGGACCTGATTCGTCTCAGTCTGGATGAGAAGATCTATGTCAAGATGAGGAATGACAGAGAATtgaaaggaaaactgcat GCCTATGATCAGCATCTCAACATGATCCTTGGTGATGTGGAAGAGACAGTCACTACTGTGGAAATTGACGAAGAAACCTACGAAGAAATCTACAAG AGTACAAAGAGGAATGTCCAGATGCTGTTTGTGAGAGGTGATGGTGTCATTCTGGTCTCTCCACCCCTGAGGTCTGGGTCATTATAG